In the Breoghania sp. genome, AGAAGGCCTACGAGATGATGATCCGCGGTCTCGCCCTCAATGCGGGGGTGGAGCGGGCCTTTCCGCAGGCCGTGCGGCTCTCGGTCCATCAATATGACAATGCGGGGCCGAAATTCTCCTTCGGGTTCCTGCCGGGTCTTGCACATGTCTCCGCACCCTGGCACAAGGTGCCGTACCGCCATCTCGATGGGCATTTCAGCTTCGTCGATCACGCGCGGATCGATGCCGAGCACACGCTTGCGGTCTATCGGGGCGATCAGATCTGGCTTTACCAGGAAAGCGATGCGGCCATTGATCCGGCCATCAAGCTCTCCATCGTGAAGCCGCCGCAGTTCGGGCTGCTGGTGGAGCTTGATGCCCCGGAGAAGGTGAAGCTGCTGACGCCACGCCTGACGCGCAGCCTCTCAGATTTCTTCTCTTTCATCTGCGTACGCGGCTGTCATTTCGAGGAGCGGGAGGATCTCGTCGATTACTGCCTGCCTTTCGGCGATATCTACCAGTGGCATTTCGGCCCCGTTCACGTGGTGCAGCCGGAGGAGAAGCCGAAAGGCTTCGTGCAATCGCTGGAAAAGACCCCGATCCACTGGGATCTCTCCATGCTGCCGCTCGACCATGATCGGGTGAAGCAGGACGAGTGGTTCTGCGCCGATCTCTTCATGCTCTATTGCAAGGCGCCGCCGAAGAAGGGGGAGGGCGAGACGACCCTTGTCGACGGGCGGGAAATCCTGCGCCAGGTGGGGCCGGAAACGGTGGAGGCGTGGCGCAACACCCATGTCACCTACAACACCAAGATGACCTATTTCGGCGGTCATCCGCGCACGTATCCGCTGGTTCACGCCCATCCGGAAACAGGCGAGCCCATCCTGCGCTATCAGGAGGGCAGCAAGTCGGAATACCAGACCTTCTCGCAGGAAGTTCAGGGTCTGAGCCAGGCCGACAGCGATGCCTTTGTGGAGGAGATGAACCGGCGCATCTACGATCCGAAGGTCTGCTACGCGCACCCGTGGGAGGCCGGTGACATGGTGATCGTGGAGAACTACCTGACACTCCACGGGCGCAACCCGATGTCGGAGGCCTCAAGCATGCGCGAGCTCTGGCGTGTGCAGACCATCCCCGACATGCCGGTCGCCGACCGGTCGGCCGCAGAGTAGCGGTCATGTCCGGCAAACGAGCCCTGTTCTTCGCCGAAGCGGTCACGCTGGCCCATGTGGTGCGTTCGTACCAGTTGGCCCGCAGCCTGCTCGGCGAAGGCTACGAGGTGCACTTCGCCGTCGCTCCGCGTTTCCGGTTCGTCTATGACGAGCCGGAAATACGGATGCACTGGATCTCGTCCAAGTCGGGAGAGACCTTTCTCGACAATGTGGAGACCGGGCGGCGGCTTTACCGCGCACACGAGCTGATCGGCTATGCGAGGGAAGAACTGGAGGTCATCGAGGCGGTGCAGCCCGACTGGGTGCTCGGCGACTTCCGGCATTCCCTGTCCATCAGCGCGAAGCTTGCGGGGGTGCCGTATCTCAACCTGATCAACACCTACTGGAGCCCGCGTTATGCGGGCAAACGCCTGCCGGTGCCGGAGCTTCGGCAGTTTCCGCTCAGCCGCTTTGCGATGAGCGAGATCCTGATGCCGGTGCTGACCCCAATTATCTTCAAGGCACAAGGACAGCCGCTCAACGAGGCGCGCCGGCATTTCAATCTGGAGCCGTTCGACCATTGCCTGCATGGCTGGGCCGGCGGGGACCAAACCATTTTCTGCGATGTGCCCGAATGCTTCGACGGCTATGAACCGGCGGCCAACGAGCACTTCATCGGCCATGTCACGTGGGAGCCGTCGCTTGGCGCGGACCAGACCGAACGATGGCTGGAGGTCATGACGCGTGAGCCCCATATCTATGTGGCGCTCGGCTCGTCGGGCGGACGAGGGCTTCGCGACCGCGTGGTGGAGCGGGTCCTGGGCGCCGGATATCCGGTCTGCGTCTCCGGTGTGCCCGATCGCGAGCGGCCATCGCACTGGCCCGATCGTGTTCTTTCCGCGGAGTTCGTCTCCGGTTCCGCGGTCGCAGCTGCGGCGGGGCTCGTCATCACCAATGGCGGAAGCCCCACGACCTATCAGGCGCTCGACACCGGCACCCCCGTCATCGGCATTCCGGCCAACATGGATCAGGTGCTTTGCATCCACCATGTGGCCAAGCTCAATGCGGGCCGGGTGATCCGCCCCTGGGAGGTGCAAAAGCCGCGCTTTCTGCGAACAGTGGAAGAGGTGATGGAGGGCGCATGCCGCGCGCAAGCCCAGCGTTGGGCCGCATGGTCGAAGGGCATGTCCTATCGCTCCAGATTTCTGGAGGTGCTGGACAAGACCGTGCGATAGCGATGCTGGCCGGCGCCATTTCCGAGTTGCCGGCCGGAGTTTGAAAATCTCATTATTTCAATAGTTTCAGGAAATCTGTTGTGACGATCATTGGTGAGGTTGGCGCGGGTGAGGAACCCCGCGCGGCGCAGGGGCTTGCGCTCGGTCGGCTCGTTGCGGGCGGTGCGCTGGGGCTTCTCTGCCTGGCGATCTGGGTGCCCTTTGCGCCCGCCATGAGCAACTGGGGGCTCGATCCCTCATGGATGGCCGGGCTCAATCAGGCGGTGGCTCAGGGCCTCGTCTTCGGTCGCGATGTGCTCTTCACATTCGGGCCCTATGGCAGCGTCTATTCGCTGACCTATCACCCCGCAACCCACAGCCTGACACTGGTCGCTTGCACGGTTCTGGCGGTCGGACATTTCTGGGCCCTTGTGCATGTCTTCCTGCGCGATCGGCGCACCGTGTTTGCCGGTTTCGTGGTGGTTCTGCTGGGGCTCTTTTCGCGCGATGCGCTGCTCCTGACCTATCCGCTTCTCGTTGTCTACGCGCTGAGCGAGAGGGACGACACGGCATCCTGGCGGGGCGGGGCATTGGAGATTGTGGGGCAGGTCAGTGCCATCGCGGGACTTGCGCTGCTTTTGCTGGTGAAGGGCTCGATCCTGCCTCTGGCGGGTTTCGCCGTGATTGCGGCGGCGGTCGTGTTCATCATGACCGGGGCCGTCGCGCGGCTGATCATGCTTGTGGCCGTGTTTTGCGCGGCGCTGGCCGGTTTCTGGGTCTTGGCGGGACAACCGCTGGATGGCTTGCCGACCTATCTTGCCGGGCTCGGGCGCGTCATTGCCGGTTATTCGGAGGCGATGGCGGTTCCCGGAAGGGCGTTTGATTTCGTGCTCTTTGCAGCGGTTTTCGTGCCGGCGCTGGCCGTCGCGCTTTTTCAGGGTGGGGCCTTTTGGCGATCGGGCTTGCGCCTGGCCATGCTGGGGCTTGCGGGCTTTGTCGCCTTCAAGGCCGGGTTCGTGCGCCATGACTGGCATGCCACCATCGCGCTGGCGACAGCCGTCGTGCTGCTGGCGACTGTTGTGGCGCAACTGCGCCTGCCTGCGTTCGTTTCGGCCCTCTGGCTGATTGGCGCGCTGGGCGCCTGGTACGAAGTGGAGCGCGCCAATCAGCAGATCCCGGCGCATTTCCTGATGCTGGCCAAGGTGAAGCAGGGCATCGTCGATCCGGTTTTGGTTCTGCCCGAGCTTGCGCGAAATCCGGATTACCTGAAAGAGCGGCACGAACGGACGCTTGCGGAGCTTCAGCGTCAGTTCCGCTTTCCCGAATTCGGCGGGCCCGCGGATGTCTATGATTTCTGGCAGTCAGATCTTCTGGCCTCCGGCTCCCAATGGTCGCCGCGCCCGACGCTGCAAAGTTATTCCGCCTACACCGCGTTTCTGGCGGACGCCAATGCGCGCCATCTGGAGGGTGTGCGCGCGCCGCAGGATATCGCCTTCCGCATCACGCCAATCGACGGCAACCATCCGACCCTTGCCGATGGCGCTTCCTGGCCGATGCTGCTGGCTGGATACGAGCCCTACGATTTTCGCGAGAGTTTTCTCTATCTGCACCGCCGTGCCGGGGCCGCCGCACCGGGCATGAGGCCTGTCGGAGAGGGCATTGCCAGGCTGGGCGAAGACATCGCTGTGCCCGCAACGCGCGGGCCGGTTTTCGTGCAGCTCTCCGTTTCCAAGACAGCCTTCGGCAAGGCGAAGGAGCTGGTCTTCAAGCTGGAGAACCTGCGCATCGAGGTGAAAACGGCGGACGGGCGGGTGCGGTCGTTCCGCTATGTCTCCGGTATGGGGGAGAGCGGCTTTCTTATCTCACCACTGGTCGAGAACTCCACCGAGATGAACGCCCTTTACGGGCATGCGGACCTGCTTGCGAGAAAGCGTGTGGTCAGTTTCCGGCTGCTCGCGCCCGCCGGGGGCATGCGCGAATGGGGCGATACGGTCGGCTACGAATTTCAGAGCATCGATCCGGCGCGCATCGCGATCTCGCCGGTGCGTCCGGCCCATGCGCCCGTCGTCGCCAAGGCGGACGCGATCGCGGGGCATACAGAGCGTACGCAAAGCTGTTT is a window encoding:
- a CDS encoding L-tyrosine/L-tryptophan isonitrile synthase family protein, with the translated sequence MNEQPRITDTLCAVIGSYLVKGDGDRFDADGKAALAATLQPFVEKGEPIELVLPGFPFKSLNFHAKTSGPKPDFGEVLALRRLEEMCAALDAVYGHGVRLTIVSDGTTYNDIIGVSDADRQAYNDAVRTLWPSRYFRWSTATDLVGHSGSPQELRTALVEQAALPYADLEAFKTAVQADQGLSAAHDRMCAFLYNDLRPQLADDLDEDAYFAEIREKAYEMMIRGLALNAGVERAFPQAVRLSVHQYDNAGPKFSFGFLPGLAHVSAPWHKVPYRHLDGHFSFVDHARIDAEHTLAVYRGDQIWLYQESDAAIDPAIKLSIVKPPQFGLLVELDAPEKVKLLTPRLTRSLSDFFSFICVRGCHFEEREDLVDYCLPFGDIYQWHFGPVHVVQPEEKPKGFVQSLEKTPIHWDLSMLPLDHDRVKQDEWFCADLFMLYCKAPPKKGEGETTLVDGREILRQVGPETVEAWRNTHVTYNTKMTYFGGHPRTYPLVHAHPETGEPILRYQEGSKSEYQTFSQEVQGLSQADSDAFVEEMNRRIYDPKVCYAHPWEAGDMVIVENYLTLHGRNPMSEASSMRELWRVQTIPDMPVADRSAAE